In bacterium, a genomic segment contains:
- a CDS encoding zf-HC2 domain-containing protein, translating to MNCREIKNLLSDYVDNMLSHKERDIVEKHLFTCKDCRDEYESLKLCIDEIKSLERVKAPLNISEKIHERLESRTKIKLLIDKLFLPFYIKIPLEVAALFLIALLIKNIYKHPIPEIQIATKAEKIENIKKYPKEAFTEPENEISDEKTGYENKPVEVALKPIEKEAVLEEKMSKDISFEKSKEDIIEEIKTETPEERKKRENREFLEMVKKNYKKFESTAKDLKIKADDLEAKAKEAEEKAKDLETKAQKAENEALRINAEVLSKEADRLKAEIKETEKKIAEINEKQKKEKGEKLTLLTKYEELEKEIQLTENKLYEIAGKINIYMDK from the coding sequence ATGAACTGCAGGGAAATTAAAAATCTATTATCTGATTATGTTGATAATATGTTAAGTCACAAAGAAAGGGATATTGTTGAAAAACATCTGTTTACCTGTAAAGACTGCAGGGATGAGTATGAGTCATTAAAACTGTGCATAGATGAGATCAAGTCTTTAGAAAGAGTTAAAGCCCCATTAAATATTTCAGAGAAGATTCATGAACGCTTAGAAAGCCGGACAAAAATAAAATTGTTAATTGATAAATTGTTTTTGCCTTTTTACATTAAAATTCCATTGGAAGTTGCAGCCCTTTTTCTAATTGCATTATTGATAAAAAATATCTATAAACACCCAATTCCTGAGATTCAAATTGCGACAAAAGCAGAAAAAATAGAAAACATAAAAAAATATCCAAAAGAGGCGTTTACTGAACCTGAAAATGAAATTTCAGATGAAAAAACCGGATATGAAAATAAACCAGTTGAGGTAGCTTTAAAACCAATTGAGAAAGAAGCTGTTTTAGAAGAAAAGATGTCAAAAGATATTTCCTTTGAGAAATCCAAAGAAGATATTATTGAAGAAATCAAGACAGAAACACCTGAAGAGAGAAAAAAAAGAGAAAACCGGGAATTTTTGGAAATGGTAAAAAAGAATTATAAAAAATTCGAATCGACTGCGAAAGACTTGAAAATAAAAGCTGATGATTTGGAAGCTAAAGCCAAAGAGGCAGAAGAAAAGGCAAAAGACTTAGAGACAAAAGCTCAAAAAGCTGAAAACGAAGCTTTAAGAATAAATGCCGAAGTGTTATCAAAAGAAGCGGATAGATTAAAGGCTGAGATTAAGGAAACTGAAAAAAAAATAGCAGAGATAAACGAAAAACAAAAAAAGGAAAAAGGGGAAAAACTAACACTGCTGACAAAGTATGAGGAATTAGAAAAGGAAATACAACTAACCGAAAATAAACTTTATGAAATTGCAGGAAAGATAAATATTTATATGGATAAATAA
- a CDS encoding sigma-70 family RNA polymerase sigma factor, whose product MNRDSNPGNQIDNDESLIERIMSGDKLAFDILVPRYKDKIFNLCYRFSGDYTEADDLTQETFIKVYLSVKHFRFESSFSTWIYRIAINVCKNRINSLPYRFKRLTNSLSGSKDTEREGLMNDVADNSPAPDCEFEEKERKKIIQKAINKLPKDQMKMIILRDIEGLSYEEIAGITRCNLGTVKSKLARARFSLKEKLKGLIR is encoded by the coding sequence ATGAACAGAGATAGTAATCCAGGCAATCAAATTGATAATGATGAATCTTTAATTGAAAGAATAATGTCAGGTGATAAATTGGCATTTGACATATTGGTTCCAAGATATAAAGATAAAATATTTAATTTGTGTTATCGTTTTTCAGGGGATTATACAGAGGCTGACGATTTAACGCAGGAAACATTTATTAAGGTTTATCTTTCGGTAAAACATTTCAGGTTTGAATCGAGTTTTTCAACATGGATTTACCGCATTGCAATAAATGTTTGTAAAAACAGAATAAACTCCCTGCCATATCGGTTTAAAAGATTGACAAATTCCCTGTCTGGTTCAAAAGATACAGAAAGGGAAGGTTTGATGAATGACGTGGCGGATAATTCACCGGCACCTGATTGTGAATTTGAGGAAAAGGAAAGAAAAAAAATTATCCAAAAGGCAATTAATAAACTGCCAAAGGATCAAATGAAGATGATAATCTTAAGAGACATAGAAGGATTGTCCTATGAGGAGATTGCAGGAATAACACGGTGTAATCTTGGAACAGTGAAGTCAAAACTGGCAAGGGCAAGATTTAGTTTAAAAGAAAAACTCAAAGGATTGATTAGATGA